The Edwardsiella tarda ATCC 15947 = NBRC 105688 region ATCTTTCAGGACCTGGTCGCGCGTATGCAGGGGGAAGAAAACGGCCTGAGCAAGACTCAGCTACGTTCAGCACTCCGTCTTTACACATCCAGCTGGCGCTATCTGCACGGGGTAAAACTGGGTGCAGAGCGTGTCGATCTGGATGGCAACGCCTGTGGCGTGCTGGATGAGCAGCATGTCGAACATGCGCGCCAGCAGCTGGAAGAGGCTAAGGCTCGCGTCCAGGCTCAGCGTGAAGCGCGTAAGCGTGAAGCCGCCGAGAATGGCGAGAAGCGCGAACCGCGCCGTCCTCGTCCGGCCGGTAAGAAGCCGGCTATGCGCCGCGACGCCGAGCAGGGTAATAAAGAGCCGCGTAAACCGCGCAGCGCCAAGAGCGCGCAAGAGCGTAAGCCGCGCGTGGCTCACGAGGCCGCAGAACAGCGCGCCACGCCAGTAACGTCGTTGGAGCAGCTGCATCTGGGGCAAACCGTGAAGGTGAGCGCCGGGAAAAATGCCATGGAGGCATCCGTACTCGAAATCACCAAAGACGGTGTCCGCGTCCAGCTGTCCAACGGTCTGGCAATGATTGTACGCACAGAACACTTGCAGTTCTGATACGGAGGCCAACCCAGGCATGAACAATTTTTTCCGGGTATCGGCAATCGCGCTCTCGCTGGTTGCGGGTACCGTTTTTGCAGCGGACGAGGCGGTCAATGACGCCGTCCATCTGCCCCAGTTGCATCAAGAGCCTCAGCATGCAACGGTCAGCGAGCGGGTCACCGCTCGCTTTACCCGCTCTCATTATCGCCAGTTTGATCTCAACGCAGACTTCTCGAAGAAGATCTTTAATCGCTACCTCAACATGTTGGACTACAACCACAACGTGTTTTTGGTCTCGGATATCGCGCGTTTTCGCGACGATGAAGGCAAACTGGGCGATCAACTGCGTAGCGGCCAATTGGATACGGCCTATGCGCTGTTTAACCTGTCGCAACAGCGCCGCCTGGAGCGTTATGAATACGCCCTGAGCCTGTTGAAGAAGCCGATGAGCTTCGATGGCAGCGACACCATCGATATCGATCGTAGTAAGGCAGCGTGGCCGACCAGCGTGGCCGAGCTGGATAAACTCTGGTACGCCAAGGTGAAGTATGACGCGCTGAATCTGAAGTTGGCGGGGAAAGATTGGCCGGAGATCCAGAAGATCCTGACCAAACGCTACCAGTTCGCCATCAAGCGTCTGACCCAGAGCAACA contains the following coding sequences:
- the proQ gene encoding RNA chaperone ProQ, producing MENQPKLNSSKEVIAFLAQRFPQCFSAEGEARPLKIGIFQDLVARMQGEENGLSKTQLRSALRLYTSSWRYLHGVKLGAERVDLDGNACGVLDEQHVEHARQQLEEAKARVQAQREARKREAAENGEKREPRRPRPAGKKPAMRRDAEQGNKEPRKPRSAKSAQERKPRVAHEAAEQRATPVTSLEQLHLGQTVKVSAGKNAMEASVLEITKDGVRVQLSNGLAMIVRTEHLQF